A stretch of Dama dama isolate Ldn47 chromosome 22, ASM3311817v1, whole genome shotgun sequence DNA encodes these proteins:
- the TXN2 gene encoding thioredoxin, mitochondrial, translated as MAQRLLLRRFLTSIISGKPSQSRWAPLASRALQTPQYSPGYLAGTPSQARSIYTTRVCSTTFNIQDGPDFQDRVVNSETPVVVDFHAQWCGPCKILGPRLEKVVAKQHGKVVMAKVDIDDHTDLALEYEVSAVPTVLAMKNGDVVDKFVGIKDEDQLEAFLKKLIG; from the exons ATGGCTCAGCGACTTCTTCTGAGGAGGTTCCTGACCTCCATAATCTCCGGGAAGCCCTCTCAGAGTCGGTGGGCACCCCTTGCCTCCAGGGCCCTGCAGACCCCACAGTATAGTCCTGGTTACCTGGCAGGAACACCCAGCCAAGCCCGGTCTATATACACCACCAGAGTCTGTTCAACAACCTTTAACATCCAGGATGGACCTGACTTTCAAGACCGAGTTGTCAATAGTGAGACACCAGTGGTTGTGGATTTCCATGCACA GTGGTGTGGTCCCTGCAAGATCCTGGGGCCCAGGTTAGAGAAGGTGGTGGCCAAGCAGCATGGAAAGGTGGTGATGGCCAAAGTGGATATCGATGACCACACAGACCTCGCCCTAGAGTATGAG GTGTCAGCTGTACCCACTGTACTGGCCATGAAGAATGGGGACGTGGTGGACAAGTTTGTGGGGATCAAGGATGAAGACCAGCTGGAGGCCTTCCTGAAGAAGCTGATTGGCTGA